The Polypterus senegalus isolate Bchr_013 chromosome 9, ASM1683550v1, whole genome shotgun sequence genome includes a window with the following:
- the slc7a6os gene encoding probable RNA polymerase II nuclear localization protein SLC7A6OS, translating to MAPTILRVKRKRVADPVDALVLACKRVRPESDAEIAGADTAGADIQSAVFKLAATVASKDASVQKQIREALSRERAAQALRPSLQSSQRILEQARIAKRNARQESRYLVLANHRTGIVSEELKHYDDKAQETDAKAEKSSRKADDPVQDKPDFQIFDIVQEEDEEDISVPFSTDPETILCNSVKMIREKLTLSGEHTKKEMGDNVKEDEYVYDIYYQESAAPGWIQDILSVKPYFEENELVPEEDPQILEVYEDEDDENEEGNWRNDYPDEEEYSEGEERYSDFSDSSSDEDRNQHYRNGWRSWDKYQNDIMQDLKHLDEGGTYESD from the exons ATGGCTCCGACTATTCTAAGAGTGAAGAGGAAAAGGGTTGCAGACCCGGTTGACGCTTTGGTGTTGGCATGTAAGCGTGTTCGTCCAGAGTCTGACGCAGAGATCGCAGGCGCGGACACTGCAGGCGCCGATATCCAGAGTGCAGTTTTTAAACTCGCCGCCACCGTCGCTTCAAAG GATGCTTCAGTACAAAAGCAAATTCGAGAAGCTCTGTCGAGGGAACGTGCCGCTCAGGCTCTACGTCCCTCCCTGCAGAGTTCCCAAAGAATCCTCGAACAAGCACGCATTGCAAAAAGAAATGCCCGGCAAGAGAGCAGGTATCTTGTGTTGGCAAATCATCGAACTGGTATCGTGTCAGAAGAACTTAAACATTATGATGATAAAGCTCAAGAAACAGACGCAAAGGCAGAGAAGTCTTCTAGGAAAGCTGATGACCCAGTTCAAGACAAACCAGATTTTCAGATATTTGATATTGTCCAAGAAGAGGATGAAGAGGACATATCAGTC CCATTCTCCACCGACCCTGAGACTATCCTCTGTAATTCAGTGAAAATGATTCGTGAAAAACTGACTCTGTCAGgtgaacacacaaaaaaagagatgGGGGATAATGTGAAAGAAGACGAATATGTGTATGACATTTATTACCAAGAATCTGCCGCCCCAGGATGGATTCAGGATATCTTGTCTGTTAAGCCCTACTTTGAAGAGAATGAGTTG GTCCCTGAGGAGGATCCACAAATTCTGGAAGTGtatgaagatgaagatgatgaaAATGAAGAGGGAAACTGGAGAAATGACTATCCTGATGAGGAAGAATATAGTGAAGGTGAAGAAAGGTATTCAG ATTTCAGTGACAGCAGTTCTGATGAGGATAGAAACCAGCACTACAGGAATGGCTGGAGGTCATGGGATAAATACCAGAATGACATAATGCAGGACCTAAAACACCTTGATGAAGGAGGCACATATGAATCAGACTGA
- the LOC120535388 gene encoding alpha-tectorin-like isoform X1, with protein sequence MRKTVSIVGILLLVAVLHYTYTCDPEFCKDPGTCRMENDGNCTCLGGFMGDKCQDLIMKVICDTSFMKVMVIKEFFQHHNVSLNSLSLNNPSCLLYEEKQWHVHYYAAILTGTNYTSCGGTDPENNGTHVTFSNKVISRYDQIGEKIIRDYHLEVIFKCVYQLQQLVSLKFPIHPSVREAVLRVHHQEVLIVMEAFKDHKYKEMYSKSFSLKLRERVNIQVRMVNVDAFLMLTVLECWATQTMNYKGLNHTLILHGCPEDSTTKFDSKNGAHIYFRFSFAMFRFVPHPHELYLHCKVQLCLKDDTIDCIPNCDRSKRQSREIKAEAEGMLSYGPIRIEASEERSSLLLSAALPVIASVLVAGFLLVLIAIAKAAIKRESQLVANAKYFRSGS encoded by the exons atgaggaaaacg gtGTCCATTGTTGGAATTCTCCTGCTTGTTGCCGTCCTTCActacacataca CCTGTGATCCGGAGTTCTGCAAAGACCCTGGAACGTGTCGGATGGAGAATGATGGCAACTGCACTTGTTTAGGAGGATTCATGGGTGACAAGTGTCAGG ACCTCATAATGAAAGTTATTTGTGACACAAGCTTCATGAAGGTGATGGTGATTAAAGAGTTTTTTCAGCACCACAATGTTTCCCTGAACTCATTGAGTCTAAACAACCCTTCATGCCTCCTTTATGAGGAAAAACAATGGCATGTACATTACTATGCTGCAATCCTCACAGGCACTAACTATACATCATGTGGTGGTACAGATCCAGAG AATAATGGGACTCATGTTACCTTTTCAAATAAAGTGATTTCCAGGTACGACCAAATTGGTGAAAAAATTATAAGGGATTACCACTTAGAAGTGATCTTCAAATGTGTTTACCAGCTTCAGCAGCTGGTTAGCCTTAAATTTCCCATCCATCCTTCTGTCAG AGAAGCAGTTCTGCGAGTACATCATCAAGAAGTATTAATTGTAATGGAAGCCTTTAAGGaccacaaatataaagaaatgtactCAAAATCTTTTTCTTTGAAGCTTCGGGAGAGAGTTAATATACAAGTTCGAATGGTGAATGTAGATGCTTTCTTAATGCTCACTGTGCTTGAGTGTTGGGCAACGCAAACCATGAACTACAAAGGCCTCAATCACACGCTTATTCTTCATGG GTGCCCAGAAGACTCCACAACAAAATTTGACAGTAAGAATGGAGCTCATATTTATTTTCGATTTAGCTTTGCAATGTTCCGGTTTGTTCCACATCCCCATGAGCTTTATTTGCATTGTAAGGTGCAACTGTGTCTGAAGGATGACACCATTGATTGCATACCG AACTGCGATAGAAGCAAACGGCAGTCAAGGGAGATCAAGGCTGAAGCTGAAGGGATGCTCTCTTATGGTCCAATTAGAATTGAAGCTTCTGAAGAAAGATCAA GTTTACTATTATCGGCTGCCCTTCCAGTCATTGCCTCTGTCCTGGTGGCCGGTTTCCTACTTGTACTGATCGCCATTGCAAAAGCCGCCATCAAAAGGGAGTCCCAGCTGGTTgcaaatgcaaaatatttcagaagtgggtcctga
- the LOC120535388 gene encoding alpha-tectorin-like isoform X2 — protein sequence MENDGNCTCLGGFMGDKCQDLIMKVICDTSFMKVMVIKEFFQHHNVSLNSLSLNNPSCLLYEEKQWHVHYYAAILTGTNYTSCGGTDPENNGTHVTFSNKVISRYDQIGEKIIRDYHLEVIFKCVYQLQQLVSLKFPIHPSVREAVLRVHHQEVLIVMEAFKDHKYKEMYSKSFSLKLRERVNIQVRMVNVDAFLMLTVLECWATQTMNYKGLNHTLILHGCPEDSTTKFDSKNGAHIYFRFSFAMFRFVPHPHELYLHCKVQLCLKDDTIDCIPNCDRSKRQSREIKAEAEGMLSYGPIRIEASEERSSLLLSAALPVIASVLVAGFLLVLIAIAKAAIKRESQLVANAKYFRSGS from the exons ATGGAGAATGATGGCAACTGCACTTGTTTAGGAGGATTCATGGGTGACAAGTGTCAGG ACCTCATAATGAAAGTTATTTGTGACACAAGCTTCATGAAGGTGATGGTGATTAAAGAGTTTTTTCAGCACCACAATGTTTCCCTGAACTCATTGAGTCTAAACAACCCTTCATGCCTCCTTTATGAGGAAAAACAATGGCATGTACATTACTATGCTGCAATCCTCACAGGCACTAACTATACATCATGTGGTGGTACAGATCCAGAG AATAATGGGACTCATGTTACCTTTTCAAATAAAGTGATTTCCAGGTACGACCAAATTGGTGAAAAAATTATAAGGGATTACCACTTAGAAGTGATCTTCAAATGTGTTTACCAGCTTCAGCAGCTGGTTAGCCTTAAATTTCCCATCCATCCTTCTGTCAG AGAAGCAGTTCTGCGAGTACATCATCAAGAAGTATTAATTGTAATGGAAGCCTTTAAGGaccacaaatataaagaaatgtactCAAAATCTTTTTCTTTGAAGCTTCGGGAGAGAGTTAATATACAAGTTCGAATGGTGAATGTAGATGCTTTCTTAATGCTCACTGTGCTTGAGTGTTGGGCAACGCAAACCATGAACTACAAAGGCCTCAATCACACGCTTATTCTTCATGG GTGCCCAGAAGACTCCACAACAAAATTTGACAGTAAGAATGGAGCTCATATTTATTTTCGATTTAGCTTTGCAATGTTCCGGTTTGTTCCACATCCCCATGAGCTTTATTTGCATTGTAAGGTGCAACTGTGTCTGAAGGATGACACCATTGATTGCATACCG AACTGCGATAGAAGCAAACGGCAGTCAAGGGAGATCAAGGCTGAAGCTGAAGGGATGCTCTCTTATGGTCCAATTAGAATTGAAGCTTCTGAAGAAAGATCAA GTTTACTATTATCGGCTGCCCTTCCAGTCATTGCCTCTGTCCTGGTGGCCGGTTTCCTACTTGTACTGATCGCCATTGCAAAAGCCGCCATCAAAAGGGAGTCCCAGCTGGTTgcaaatgcaaaatatttcagaagtgggtcctga